In a genomic window of Oncorhynchus keta strain PuntledgeMale-10-30-2019 chromosome 28, Oket_V2, whole genome shotgun sequence:
- the LOC118372329 gene encoding prostasin-like, translating into MPTWWNYKVARDMFCMSHPSGMGGPDGCEMNLGGPVSCFMPANNRYYIYGVRVYTQDCGVPRRPNIYLKVSKHFYWIQREVGDSAPPILAPIHSRSLAMCFLLSSLAKVVI; encoded by the exons ATGCCTACCTGGTGGAACTACAAAGTGGCGAGGGACATGTTTTGTATGTCTCATCCCAGTGGCATGGGTGGTCCTGATGGTTGTGAG ATGAATCTTGGGGGCCCTGTGAGCTGCTTCATGCCTGCAAACAACCGCTACTACATCTATGGGGTGCGGGTGTATACCCAAGACTGTGGTGTGCCTCGGCGGCCCAACATTTACCTCAAAGTGAGCAAGCATTTCTACTGGATTCAAAGAGAAGTTGGGGACAGCGCCCCCCCCATCCTTGCACCAATTCACAGTCGTTCTTTGGCCATGTGCTTTTTGCTTTCCAGCTTAGCTAAGGTGGTGATTTGA